GTGCCTTTAATGCCCGGGCAGATGAAGCTATATCAAATGCGATTTCCGTTGGATGCACTTCGAGTGCGAATCGCACGTCGTTCTTTTGAAAGACATCCAGAATCGGATTCCAGCGATCCGCAAAGTCGCTAAACCCCGCGTCGATCTGATCGGGTGACACCGGAGGGAAAGAATACAACAGATGCCAGATTGAGGATCCGGTAAAGCCATTGACCACGGTCAGGCCCATGGCTTTTGCTGCTTCGGCTGTTGCTATCATCTCTTCGGCGGCGCGTTGTTGCACGCCTTCGGGGTCGCCATCGCCCCATACATGGGGCGGCAAGATTGCCTCGTGCCGCGCGTCGATGTTGTCGCATACGGCCTGCCCGGCCAGGTGATTGCTAATGGCGAAGCACTGCATGCCGTATTGTTCGAGCAATTCCTTTTTTTCGCGTACATAGCCGTCGTTCGATGCGGCTTCGCGCACGTCCATGTGGTCGCCCCAACAGGCGAGTTCCACGCCGTCATAGCCAAAGTCTCTGGCTTTTTGCAACATGACTTCCAGTGTCAAGTCCGCCCATTGTCCGGTGAATAACGTAACTGGTCTTGCCATTTTTCACTCCTATTTTAACTCAAATTTTTGGCACATCCTGCCAGGTTTTTGTCGCTGCCGAATCGACTACGGCTTCCAGAACGGCCTGTACCTTGGTGCCTTCGGCAAAGTCGGGGGAAAAGGTTCCGTCCTGTGCAATCGCTTCAAAGAAATCCCTGAATTCGTGTGTGAATGTGTGTTCCCAGCCAATAATGTGTCCCGGCGGCCACCACGCGCCCATAAAGGGTTGGCTGCCTTCACCTACGATAATTTCGCGGAAGCCCTGGATGTGATCTTCGTCGTCGCGCGAGTAGAATTGCAATTCGTTCATTTTTTGCAGGTTGAATGCGATGCTGCCTTTGCTTCCGTTGATTTCAAAATGGTTGTAGTTGCGCCGTCCGGCGGCAAATCGCGTGGCTTCAAATGTGCCGAGTGCGCCGTTTTGGAACCGGGCCAAAAACATGGTGGCATCGTCAACGGTCACCTGGCCCATTTGTTCGCCGCCTTGCGCCCCCAGGCCCCCATCAACGGCTTCGAGTAGCGGGCGTTCTTTGATGAAGGTGGTATCTGCGCCGACTACGCTGTCGATATTACCTACGAGATGCAGGGCGAGGTCGATGATGTGCGCGTTCAGATCGCCGTGTGGTCCCGAACCCGCTTTGTCTTTTTCCAATCGCCAGACGAGTGGGAAGTCGGGGTCGATGATCCAGTCTTGCAAGTACACGGCGCGCCAGTGATAAATTTCTCCAATCCGCCCTTCGGCGATCAGTTGCCGCGCCAATGCCACTGCGGGTACGCGGCGGTAGTTGAATGCAACCATGGTTTTTTTGTTTGTGTTTTCTGCCACGGCCAACAATTCTCTGGCTTCTGCGAGGGTGTTTGTGAGGGGTTTTTCACAGATGACGTGTTTGCCGGCTTTCAATGCGGCGAGTGCCATGGGCAGGTGCTGGTCGCCAGGTGTGCAGATGTCGATGACGTCGATGTCGTCTCGATTGACGACTTTTTCCCAGTCGGTTTCGTATTCTTCCCATTGATATGTTTCAGCCGCATCTTTTACGGCGTCGGGGTTGCGTCCACAGATTACTTTTAATACGGGTGTTACACCGAGTTCGGGAAAAAATGCGGGCAATTGGCGGAATCCATTGCTGTGCGCTTTGCCCATGAATGAATATCCGATCATGCCGATGTTGAGTTCCATAGTGTCTCCTTTTTCTATGTGCATCTAAGATTTTCTCAAAAGCCGCATCAATATAGAAATCTGCCATCCCTTGTCAACGACTAAAGTTGGTTAAATCGCTTCTCCTGTTCTTTGCATGTCTGCAAGGCATTCGCGCACAAGTCGCTGGATGCCGTCCAAAGCCTCATCGGGAGTAGGTGCCAGCCAGCTTAGCGATGGGAATTCAGCGCATAGACCCACATGCGCGTTGTCTTCAGGAGACCATGTGATGCGGTAGGTGTAGTGGTCTCTCATTGCATGTCCTCCAATTTTTCGATTCAGAAGAAATCATACCCTTCTTTTACATTCGCGCGTGCCAAGTCCTCGTTAAATTCGACGCCGAGGCCCGGTTTTTCTGGGAGGATAAATTGTCCATCCTGAATTAATGGCTCGTCGCTGATCACGAGGTCCCAGCGCCATTCTATCTGGTCTGCATGGTAGGGCAGTTCCAGAGTGTGGAGATTTCGCACGGTTGCGCCTACATGCGCGGATGCCACCATGCCCAGCGGCGATACGATGTTGTGGAACGCGGCGGGCATGTAGTATAGGTCTGCCAGATCTGCGATTTTTTTGCCTTCCAGCATGCCGCCGGTCGCTGAGATATCGATGTGTAGCATGTCGCATGCCTGATTCTCAATTAGCCTGCGAAATCCATCTCTGCGGTGGACCCATTCGCCCGTACAGATCGGTATGGATGTCGAAGCTGTTACTTTGCCCATGGCGTCGATATTTTCCGGGGGTACGGGGTCTTCGAGGAACATCAGGTTGAATTTTTCCAGGCGCTGGGCGAGTAAGAGTACGTCGCGCACATTGTATTTTCCGTGGCAGTCAATGCACAGGTCGATGTCGTATCCGACGGCGTCGCGGACTGCGGATACCATGGCTTCCATTTTGTCCAATTCGGCGAGTGATAACCCGCGATCTACGGGGTCATGTTGCAATTCGTTTGCCGATCCGTCGATGTCGAATTTGATGGACTGATACCCATCTGCCACGCCCTCTTTGGCGCGCTCGGCCCATGTCTCGGGGGTGTTTGTACGATTTCGTCCCCTGCCCACATCGGCGTACATCCGCAGTCGGTCTCGATATTTTCCGCCGAGTAATTGATAGACTGGCACGCCAATGGCTTTGCCCGCGACATCCCAAAGTGCTGTTTCCACACCGCCGATTGCGCCGAGGAGTATCCCGGCGGTAGATTGCCCAGTAGAACGGTCGAGCATCCGCGTGTAGAGTGGCTCGACATTCAGGGGATTTTGCCCGATGAGCATGGGGCGCAAGCATTTTGTCACCGCATCGGTTATGCCTTCGCCCGGATGTGCTTCACCTATGCCCGATATGCCAGCATCGGTTTCTACTTTCACGTAGTTCCAATCTTTGTAGCCCTTCAATGTTGTGGCTTTGACGTCGGTAATTTTCATGGCTTGCCTCTCTTGCCTCTTTTGTTGGATTATCCAAAAATATCCCCGATTCAACGGTGAATCGGGGGCGCGATTAATGCGTACATTTGTGAGGTCAGTTTAATCGCGCACATCCGGCGGTTGGGGTTGAGAATTAAATCCGTAGATGCGCTTCATTTCCGGCGTGGCTCGATCCACCACTTCGGGTTTGAGGTAGTGTACAAAATCGAACATCGGCTTTAGAAATGATCGGCAGCAAAAGCAGATCAGGCATACGCGGGCGTCATCTGTGCGGTTGGATCCTGTGGCGTGCCATATTGCGCCGTTGAACAAGAATACTGAGCCTTTTGGGGCTGAGAGCCGCATTTCGTCGGGATGGCAAAGCGCGTGTGGATGGTCTGTTGGCGGGGGCTTTTTTAAGAACCTATGGCTGCCGGGCACAAAGCGCGTGCCCCCGTTTTGTGGGGTAAAGTCGTTCAGGAGCCACAGGGTGTTGACAAACATGGGGAATGAGGGCAGCGGCTCTGGCATTTTGCCAAGCGCATTATCAACGTGAAACGCGTTGTCTTCGGCGCCCGGATAAATCACATTTGACGTGAGTGTGCTGAGGGTATAATCTTCGCCCAGCATATATTCAAAATAGGGCACGACTTTGGGATGTGCCACCAGCTTTTCAAATGGTTTTCCCTTGT
The Gemmatimonadota bacterium DNA segment above includes these coding regions:
- a CDS encoding sugar phosphate isomerase/epimerase; translation: MARPVTLFTGQWADLTLEVMLQKARDFGYDGVELACWGDHMDVREAASNDGYVREKKELLEQYGMQCFAISNHLAGQAVCDNIDARHEAILPPHVWGDGDPEGVQQRAAEEMIATAEAAKAMGLTVVNGFTGSSIWHLLYSFPPVSPDQIDAGFSDFADRWNPILDVFQKNDVRFALEVHPTEIAFDIASSARALKALENRPEFGFNYDPSHLVYQNVDYVGFIREFSDRIYHVHMKDSYLSPNPKRAGIFGGHTNFGDPDRSWDFRSVGRGSVDFEEIIRALNDIGYDGPLSVEWEDSGMDREHGATESCAFVNEIDFEPSEVAFDAAFEE
- a CDS encoding Gfo/Idh/MocA family oxidoreductase, producing MELNIGMIGYSFMGKAHSNGFRQLPAFFPELGVTPVLKVICGRNPDAVKDAAETYQWEEYETDWEKVVNRDDIDVIDICTPGDQHLPMALAALKAGKHVICEKPLTNTLAEARELLAVAENTNKKTMVAFNYRRVPAVALARQLIAEGRIGEIYHWRAVYLQDWIIDPDFPLVWRLEKDKAGSGPHGDLNAHIIDLALHLVGNIDSVVGADTTFIKERPLLEAVDGGLGAQGGEQMGQVTVDDATMFLARFQNGALGTFEATRFAAGRRNYNHFEINGSKGSIAFNLQKMNELQFYSRDDEDHIQGFREIIVGEGSQPFMGAWWPPGHIIGWEHTFTHEFRDFFEAIAQDGTFSPDFAEGTKVQAVLEAVVDSAATKTWQDVPKI
- a CDS encoding mandelate racemase/muconate lactonizing enzyme family protein, whose amino-acid sequence is MKITDVKATTLKGYKDWNYVKVETDAGISGIGEAHPGEGITDAVTKCLRPMLIGQNPLNVEPLYTRMLDRSTGQSTAGILLGAIGGVETALWDVAGKAIGVPVYQLLGGKYRDRLRMYADVGRGRNRTNTPETWAERAKEGVADGYQSIKFDIDGSANELQHDPVDRGLSLAELDKMEAMVSAVRDAVGYDIDLCIDCHGKYNVRDVLLLAQRLEKFNLMFLEDPVPPENIDAMGKVTASTSIPICTGEWVHRRDGFRRLIENQACDMLHIDISATGGMLEGKKIADLADLYYMPAAFHNIVSPLGMVASAHVGATVRNLHTLELPYHADQIEWRWDLVISDEPLIQDGQFILPEKPGLGVEFNEDLARANVKEGYDFF